Proteins encoded together in one Amblyomma americanum isolate KBUSLIRL-KWMA chromosome 1, ASM5285725v1, whole genome shotgun sequence window:
- the LOC144112949 gene encoding enoyl-CoA hydratase domain-containing protein 3, mitochondrial-like — translation MMPTFSCLSIRTCGTMRYCLPRLFSKMKREITRTSLTKQVHSTALLRSADLVSVHDAGGVRKITLNNPKKRNVLSLAMLRELDAQFKKTDVESSVRCVVLCSSGPVFSSGHDLKELKIDSSDTAKIQEIFSLCTRVMTSIRRLSVPVVAQVNGLAAAAGCQLVATCDIVLATDKSSFSLPGAAFGLFCSTPGIAVARCVPQKTSAYMLMTGNAINAQEALASGLVSKVVPEEKLQEETDRVTSAIVAKSRSVLALGKKFYYRQIQMGIEDAYAEGEQVMLHNLQYCDSQEGINAFAEKRKPHWEHTDRKV, via the coding sequence ATGATGCCCACGTTTTCTTGCCTTAGCATAAGAACTTGTGGGACAATGCGCTATTGTTTACCACGTTTGTTTTCGAAAATGAAACGCGAGATAACGCGTACTAGCCTGACGAAGCAGGTTCATTCGACAGCACTGCTTCGCTCTGCTGATCTCGTCTCGGTGCACGATGCGGGTGGTGTGCGGAAGATTACCCTCAACAACCCAAAAAAGCGGAACGTGCTGTCGTTGGCTATGCTTCGGGAGCTGGACGCCCAGTTCAAGAAGACTGATGTGGAAAGTTCCGTTCGCTGCGTCGTTCTCTGCAGCAGCGGTCCTGTTTTCAGCTCGGGACATGACCTCAAGGAGCTGAAAATTGATTCCAGCGATACGGCCAAAATTCAGGAGATCTTCAGTCTTTGCACCCGTGTGATGACCTCTATACGACGGCTGTCCGTCCCCGTCGTTGCGCAGGTGAACGGTCTAGCTGCGGCCGCGGGTTGTCAGCTCGTCGCCACCTGCGACATCGTGCTAGCCACGGACAAGTCGTCCTTCTCGCTTCCCGGTGCTGCGTTCGGTCTCTTCTGCTCAACGCCTGGCATAGCGGTGGCCCGTTGCGTTCCCCAGAAGACGTCCGCCTACATGCTGATGACTGGCAACGCGATAAATGCGCAGGAAGCGCTGGCAAGCGGCCTCGTGAGCAAGGTGGTACCGGAAGAAAAGCTGCAGGAAGAAACTGACCGTGTGACGTCAGCCATCGTGGCCAAGAGCAGATCCGTTCTTGCCCTAGGCAAAAAGTTTTACTACAGGCAGATTCAGATGGGCATTGAGGACGCGTACGCGGAGGGCGAACAAGTGATGCTGCACAACTTGCAGTACTGTGACTCCCAGGAAGGTATCAACGCATTTGCTGAGAAGAGGAAACCGCACTGGGAGCACACAGACCGAAAAGTTTAA
- the LOC144112952 gene encoding uncharacterized protein LOC144112952: MAGVDESQFKGLSKYFNTFTNRGRSNIAKSTYLVLGTIGFLYWAKKKASGKSAK, translated from the exons ATGGCAGGTGTGGACGAGTCGCAATTCAAAGGTCTTTCTAAATACTTCAACACTTTCACCAACAGAGGCCGAAGCAAC atTGCCAAGAGCACCTACTTAGTACTTGGCACCATAGGCTTCCTGTACTGGGCGAAAAAGAAAGCCAGCGGTAAATCTGCAAAATAG
- the Vha55 gene encoding V-type proton ATPase subunit Vha55, whose amino-acid sequence MPDPKSAVAASREHALAVSRDYISQPRLVYKTVCGVNGPLVILDEVKFPKYAEIVQLVLADGTARTGQVLEVSGSKAVVQVFEGTSGIDAKNTVCEFTGDILRIPVSEDMLGRVFNGSGKPIDKGPPVLAEDFLDIQGQPINPWSRIYPEEMIQTGISAIDVMNSIARGQKIPIFSAAGLPHNDIAAQICRQGGLVKLPGKSVLDSSEDNFAIVFAAMGVNMETARFFKQDFEENGSMENVCLFLNLANDPTIERIITPRLALTTAEFLAYQCEKHVLVILTDMSSYAEALREVSAAREEVPGRRGFPGYMYTDLATIYERAGRVEGRNGSITQIPILTMPNDDITHPIPDLTGYITEGQVYVDRQLHNRQVYPPINVLPSLSRLMKSAIGEGMTRKDHADVSNQLYACYAIGKDVQAMKAVVGEEALGAEDLLYLEFLTKFEKNFISQGSYENRTIFESLDIGWQLLRIFPKEMLKRIPQSLLQEFYPRDGRQGAEAK is encoded by the exons tCTACAAGACTGTATGTGGTGTCAACGGTCCCCTGGTCATTTTGGACGAAGTCAAG TTTCCCAAATATGCTGAAATTGTACAGTTGGTTCTTGCTGATGGCACAGCTCGTACCGGACAAGTCCTGGAAGTCAGTGGGTCAAAAGCTGTTGTACAG gTTTTTGAAGGCACATCTGGTATTGATGCGAAAAACACTGTGTGTGAATTCACTGGAGACATTTTGCGAATCCCAGTGTCTGAAGACATGCTTG GCAGAGTATTCAATGGGTCAGGCAAGCCTATTGACAAAGGTCCTCCAGTGTTGGCTGAAGACTTCTTGGACATCCAGG GCCAGCCCATCAACCCTTGGTCTCGCATCTACCCGGAGGAAATGATTCAGACTGGCATCTCTGCTATTGATGTTATGAACAGTATTGCTCGTGGCCAGAAAATTCCTATTTTCTCTGCGGCTGGTCTTCCACACAATGAT ATTGCAGCCCAAATTTGTCGCCAAGGTGGGCTCGTGAAGCTTCCTGGAAAGAGTGTCCTTGACTCTTCAGAAGACAACTTTGCCATTGTGTTTGCTGCTATGGGT GTGAACATGGAAACTGCAAGATTTTTCAAGCAGGACTTTGAGGAGAATGGTTCTATGGAGAATGTGTGCCTGTTCTTAAACCTGGCAAATGACCCAAC TATTGAGAGGATCATCACACCGCGCCTAGCCCTGACCACTGCAGAGTTCCTGGCCTACCAGTGTGAAAAGCACGTGCTGGTCATATTGACTGACATGTCTTCCTATGCGGAAGCTTTGCGAGAGGTCTCTGCTGCTCGAGAAGAGGTCCCTGGACGACGTGGATTTCCGGGTTACATGTACACAGACTTGGCCACCATCTACGAGCGTGCTGGACGGGTAGAGGGCCGCAACGGCTCCATCACTCAGATTCCAATCTTGACCATGCCCAACGATGATATCACTCATCCCATTCCTGACCTGACGGGCTACATTACGGAGGGCCAGGTGTATGTTGATCGACAGCTACACAACCGGCAG GTCTATCCACCCATCAATGTGTTGCCATCGCTGTCTCGACTGATGAAGTCTGCCATTGGAGAAGGCATGACTAGGAAGGACCATGCAGACGTCTCCAACCAACTG TACGCCTGCTACGCCATAGGCAAAGATGTGCAAGCAATGAAGGCTGTTGTAGGAGAGGAAGCTCTGGGTGCTGAGGACCTGCTCTACCTAGAGTTCTTGACGAAGTTTGAAAAGAACTTTATCTCTCAAG GGAGCTACGAGAACAGGACCATCTTTGAGTCTCTGGACATTGGCTGGCAGTTGCTACGAATTTTCCCCAAAGAAATGCTGAAGCGGATTCCTCAGTCACTATTGCAGGAGTTTTATCCACGTGATGGCAGGCAAGGTGCCGAAGCCAAGTAG